A stretch of the uncultured Cohaesibacter sp. genome encodes the following:
- a CDS encoding DUF5330 domain-containing protein, whose product MSFLIRAAFWLSLVILILPAEPDSKRSDASLSTTQAISAAQAALSDFTSFCSRQPDVCAAGEVALDNFAAKARYGAKQLYVYLDDDSGEKDTEAQTKLALTESPDRSSLDQKQLTTLVNDLQQ is encoded by the coding sequence ATGTCATTCCTGATCAGAGCAGCATTCTGGCTTTCCCTGGTCATACTGATTTTACCTGCAGAACCGGATAGCAAGCGGTCGGACGCTTCGCTCTCCACGACGCAGGCAATTTCAGCGGCACAGGCAGCGCTGAGCGATTTCACCAGTTTTTGCTCGCGGCAGCCCGATGTTTGCGCAGCTGGCGAAGTGGCGCTTGACAATTTCGCCGCCAAGGCCCGCTACGGCGCCAAGCAATTGTATGTCTATCTCGACGATGACTCTGGCGAGAAAGACACAGAAGCACAGACCAAGTTGGCTCTAACTGAATCACCGGATCGTTCAAGCCTTGACCAAAAGCAACTCACAACTTTGGTCAACGATCTGCAGCAATAA
- a CDS encoding SufE family protein: protein MPMTVEELIENFSFIEDWEERYRYVIELGRELEPLAEEEMNDANKVQGCVSQVWLKTEQSGDSDNPVLTFRGDSDAHIVKGLVAIALATFSGKPAKEILTIDAEAVFDQIGLRDHLTPQRSNGLSAMIGRIKSDAQAALDGKHQ, encoded by the coding sequence ATGCCCATGACCGTTGAAGAGCTGATTGAAAATTTCTCCTTTATCGAGGATTGGGAGGAAAGATACCGCTATGTTATCGAGCTGGGTCGTGAGTTGGAGCCGCTGGCAGAAGAAGAAATGAATGACGCCAACAAAGTGCAAGGCTGCGTTTCGCAGGTCTGGCTGAAAACCGAACAATCTGGTGATAGCGACAATCCCGTTCTGACCTTTAGAGGCGACAGTGATGCCCATATCGTCAAAGGTTTGGTGGCAATTGCCTTGGCGACCTTCTCGGGCAAGCCAGCCAAAGAGATCCTCACCATTGACGCGGAAGCCGTTTTCGACCAGATCGGTTTAAGAGACCATCTGACGCCACAGCGTTCCAATGGTCTCTCTGCTATGATTGGCCGCATTAAGTCTGACGCTCAAGCAGCCCTCGACGGCAAGCACCAATAG
- a CDS encoding DUF6456 domain-containing protein codes for MTRRKSDDHHLGHPITRAHISLLSPNEVRLLKACLKSPRTKEAKAGKAKKEEDKAALESLLRRGCLRQCEGQVVVTSEGRQALRRVQLAKDEQQIFAAQHQVLVSLDNDKEQKRKSTKDLGRQSVSEPVKKPTPRINKQESPLAMLAIRKRPDGSPILSSCQLEAGERFRQDFELGQMAPMMGINWDKLGEAGGSGKGQGPLGRNDISDSAMGARKRFSKAVLYVGDELSGVLIDFCCFLKGLEAIERERKWPARSAKQILSLALDRLARHYGLSEKAQGPERNFIQHWGTEDFRPQM; via the coding sequence ATGACGAGACGCAAATCCGACGATCACCATTTGGGACATCCCATCACACGCGCTCACATTTCTCTTTTGTCGCCCAATGAAGTGCGTTTGCTCAAAGCTTGTCTTAAATCCCCCCGGACAAAAGAGGCAAAAGCCGGAAAAGCAAAAAAAGAGGAAGACAAAGCGGCGTTGGAAAGCCTGCTGCGCAGGGGTTGCCTGCGCCAATGCGAAGGACAGGTCGTTGTGACCTCAGAAGGCAGACAGGCTCTGCGGCGGGTACAGCTGGCAAAGGACGAGCAACAGATTTTTGCCGCCCAGCATCAAGTCCTCGTATCATTGGACAATGATAAAGAGCAAAAGCGTAAGTCAACCAAAGACCTTGGCCGGCAGTCCGTGAGCGAGCCTGTCAAAAAACCTACACCACGCATCAACAAACAGGAAAGCCCGCTCGCCATGTTGGCGATCCGCAAACGTCCTGATGGCAGCCCCATATTGTCTTCATGCCAATTGGAGGCCGGAGAACGATTTCGCCAAGACTTCGAGCTGGGCCAAATGGCACCGATGATGGGGATTAACTGGGACAAACTCGGTGAGGCTGGTGGATCAGGCAAAGGGCAAGGGCCTTTGGGTCGCAATGACATCAGTGACAGCGCCATGGGCGCCCGAAAGCGCTTCAGCAAGGCGGTTCTTTATGTCGGTGATGAATTGTCCGGCGTCCTGATTGACTTTTGCTGCTTCCTCAAAGGGCTTGAGGCGATAGAGCGCGAACGAAAATGGCCTGCCCGATCCGCCAAGCAGATCCTGTCGTTGGCGCTCGACCGTCTGGCCCGTCACTATGGATTGTCGGAAAAAGCACAGGGTCCAGAGCGCAATTTCATCCAGCATTGGGGAACCGAGGACTTTCGGCCCCAGATGTGA
- a CDS encoding helix-turn-helix domain-containing protein yields the protein MNIQLNAAIAQNTVDVAAPGAYRLDEKTIPALVIVDELVARTYRMPRTALYADTRCRKTIAFARQVAMYLAHVSLSYPLKQIAGHYGRDRTTVAYACRVVEDRREEEETELLLNSLESALETMMLITPLTCRKAK from the coding sequence ATGAATATACAATTGAACGCAGCAATCGCCCAGAACACGGTGGACGTTGCGGCGCCGGGCGCATATCGGCTCGATGAAAAAACAATTCCGGCATTGGTGATCGTCGATGAGCTGGTGGCGCGTACTTATCGCATGCCACGCACGGCGCTTTATGCAGACACGCGTTGCCGCAAAACCATTGCCTTTGCACGACAAGTGGCCATGTATTTGGCGCATGTCAGTCTGAGCTATCCCCTCAAGCAGATTGCTGGTCATTATGGCCGCGATCGAACCACGGTGGCCTATGCCTGCCGGGTGGTTGAAGACCGACGGGAAGAAGAAGAGACCGAATTGCTGCTCAACAGCCTTGAAAGCGCGCTGGAAACCATGATGCTTATCACCCCTCTCACCTGTCGGAAGGCCAAATGA